Proteins from a single region of Streptococcus mitis:
- a CDS encoding DUF1858 domain-containing protein, with translation MDNIIDVSIPVAEVVDKHPEVLEILVELGFKPLANPLMRNTVGRKVSLKQGSKLEGTPMDKIVRTLEANGYEVIGLD, from the coding sequence ATGGACAATATCATCGATGTGTCAATTCCTGTTGCAGAAGTGGTGGATAAGCATCCAGAAGTCTTGGAAATCCTAGTGGAGCTTGGTTTTAAACCCCTTGCTAATCCCTTAATGCGCAATACAGTCGGTCGCAAGGTATCGCTCAAACAGGGTTCTAAGCTTGAAGGAACTCCTATGGACAAGATTGTCCGCACACTAGAAGCGAACGGCTACGAAGTGATTGGATTAGACTAA
- a CDS encoding DNA cytosine methyltransferase, which yields MKINAVDLFCGVGGLTYGIQQAGINVVAGYDIDEKSKFAYEYNNDAKFILKDIKAIEDDEILGLYPSDTDIKVLIGCAPCQPFSTYSHKYQNNKNTIKKMDLLDCFGKQVELVKPDIVSMENVPQIQKREVFHRFQSLLKKNGYKVSYRVAYAPDYGVPQMRKRLLLLASKFGDISFIEPEFDSDTYITLRDTIGKLPEIKAGETHEHDPLHRSRNLSDLNLRRIRQSKPGGTWRDWDDELLLEAYKKESGKSFSSVYGRLEWDKPANTITTQFPGIGNGRFGHPEQDRALSLREGALLQTFPLNYKFVNPEKGSNYPISQVALQIGNAVPPKLGEVIGKSILRHLEEINDF from the coding sequence ATGAAAATAAATGCAGTCGATTTATTTTGCGGTGTAGGCGGTCTAACGTATGGCATTCAGCAGGCAGGTATCAATGTTGTGGCTGGGTATGATATTGATGAAAAAAGTAAGTTTGCTTACGAGTACAACAATGATGCAAAATTTATTTTAAAGGATATTAAGGCAATTGAAGACGATGAAATTTTAGGGTTATATCCATCAGATACTGACATAAAAGTACTGATTGGCTGTGCTCCTTGTCAACCATTTTCAACGTACAGTCATAAATATCAGAATAATAAGAATACAATAAAGAAGATGGACCTTTTGGATTGTTTTGGTAAACAAGTTGAACTTGTAAAACCAGATATTGTGTCAATGGAAAATGTTCCGCAAATTCAAAAAAGAGAAGTATTCCATCGTTTTCAAAGCCTATTGAAAAAGAATGGCTATAAGGTTAGTTATAGAGTAGCATATGCTCCAGACTATGGAGTACCACAAATGAGAAAACGGTTACTTTTGCTTGCATCAAAATTTGGAGATATTTCATTTATTGAACCAGAGTTCGATTCCGACACTTATATTACTCTGAGGGATACTATAGGAAAACTACCTGAAATAAAAGCAGGGGAGACTCATGAACATGATCCACTACATAGAAGTAGAAATTTGTCAGATTTAAACTTAAGAAGAATTAGACAATCTAAACCAGGAGGAACATGGAGAGATTGGGATGATGAGCTTCTTTTAGAAGCATATAAGAAAGAGAGTGGAAAGTCATTTAGTTCAGTTTATGGTCGTTTAGAATGGGATAAACCAGCTAATACTATTACTACTCAGTTTCCTGGAATAGGGAACGGAAGATTTGGTCATCCGGAACAAGATAGGGCTTTAAGTCTACGTGAAGGAGCACTTTTACAGACTTTCCCATTAAATTATAAGTTTGTAAATCCTGAAAAAGGAAGTAATTATCCAATATCTCAAGTGGCATTACAAATAGGTAATGCAGTACCTCCAAAATTAGGAGAAGTGATTGGTAAGAGTATACTTAGACATTTGGAGGAAATAAATGACTTTTGA
- a CDS encoding AAA family ATPase, with translation MHLFIIGAPASGKMTIGQELSRLTDATLFYNHQAIDFALEIYQDFTEEMWEFVRGITFSFLGASARNQRSVILTDVIDFSNQYQLLYLKQIQDLLDDYHQEILFVELETSLEERLHRNRTENRLKHKPLKRHIEVSEREILETAETLQLNSQHQPNELHHYLKINNTNLSAEEVAKQIQDKMNTIEKGQTYV, from the coding sequence ATGCATCTTTTCATCATTGGGGCTCCGGCTTCTGGGAAAATGACGATTGGTCAAGAGTTATCTCGACTGACAGATGCTACCCTCTTTTATAACCATCAAGCCATCGATTTTGCACTAGAAATCTATCAGGACTTTACAGAGGAAATGTGGGAATTTGTTCGTGGAATTACCTTTTCTTTCCTTGGAGCAAGTGCTAGGAATCAGCGATCTGTGATTTTAACAGACGTAATTGATTTTTCAAATCAGTACCAGTTGCTGTATTTGAAGCAAATTCAGGATTTGTTGGATGACTATCATCAAGAGATTCTTTTTGTGGAGTTGGAAACAAGTCTTGAGGAGCGCTTACATCGAAATCGAACGGAGAATCGATTAAAGCACAAACCCTTAAAACGACATATTGAGGTATCTGAAAGAGAAATTTTAGAGACCGCTGAAACACTTCAATTAAATTCCCAACATCAACCGAATGAGTTGCACCACTACCTTAAAATAAATAATACGAATCTGTCGGCAGAAGAGGTTGCTAAGCAGATTCAAGATAAAATGAATACAATAGAGAAAGGACAAACATATGTCTAA
- a CDS encoding ATP-binding protein: MTFEKEYPIRISPEILELLGPSLYTNIYYILAELIANSYDADAENVWVDLSGDSIIIEDDGQGMTYDETLNRYLEVAKTTRVSDIDAKSKKFHRPKMGRKGIGKLAALAVSTEVNVKTKSNGELSGFVLTRNVPKDGKLRPILESEITFSNISESGTRIEMLNSEFNLPATTITVKNNLAKFFPQLSSNPKNPFVLHIKGKDGINKKLDNFVDSLATSLDSLLLLGEDKYTILDKFEKAAPKYAKNNLKKEPPRTLSYKINNNQGEQENRELKIEGWIGTYHTTRGLKAKESSDFPDNFLAIYSNGKLGQFNILNEIGQNRLNEVYVVGQLYVDEFEETNLPDMALSNRQGYKTDDIRFQIFLAEAKKLLTQVLQLKEKAIKAKNKNSEKSKKEKKIKEEELLSKKVETSIEYMEKVIQTQSFNKRDAEKIFTDLGIKKIATDQDSRKILISHTRSDQLLNNILYGLLLLNGFSSDEIIYTSDPSYNSVVPYGLDVFEYLREFFIKSYSKKEIYVLYVYSDSSSKRPGVLQEIGAGWVVKTKHGIIKAGKTNPEPPLNISSTYPSIYLDKEDNRAFTTENHFRVLYALVDSICSMFNKEIRSFEENRNYFENNNGVIIDESSFDCKINNREIIL, translated from the coding sequence ATGACTTTTGAAAAAGAGTACCCTATTCGGATAAGCCCAGAAATATTGGAATTATTGGGACCAAGTTTATATACAAATATTTATTATATTTTAGCTGAGTTAATTGCTAATAGCTATGATGCTGATGCGGAAAATGTTTGGGTAGATTTATCTGGAGATTCTATTATTATTGAAGACGATGGTCAAGGAATGACTTATGATGAAACTTTAAATAGATATCTTGAGGTTGCAAAAACTACGAGAGTGAGTGACATAGATGCTAAAAGTAAGAAATTTCACAGGCCAAAAATGGGAAGAAAAGGAATAGGTAAACTTGCGGCTTTGGCTGTTTCAACTGAGGTTAATGTAAAAACTAAATCAAATGGTGAATTATCTGGTTTTGTCTTAACAAGAAATGTCCCCAAAGATGGTAAACTTCGTCCAATCTTAGAATCAGAAATCACATTTTCAAATATTTCTGAGTCAGGAACTAGGATTGAGATGTTGAATTCTGAATTTAATCTACCTGCTACGACAATAACAGTAAAAAATAATCTAGCTAAGTTTTTCCCTCAGTTAAGTTCAAATCCTAAAAATCCATTTGTACTCCATATCAAGGGAAAAGATGGTATTAATAAAAAATTAGATAATTTCGTGGATTCATTGGCGACATCGTTAGATTCTCTATTGTTGTTAGGAGAGGATAAGTATACTATTTTAGATAAATTTGAAAAGGCTGCACCAAAGTATGCAAAAAATAATCTGAAAAAAGAACCACCTCGAACTCTTTCTTATAAAATAAATAACAATCAGGGAGAGCAAGAAAATAGAGAATTGAAGATAGAAGGTTGGATTGGGACATACCATACAACCAGAGGATTAAAAGCAAAAGAATCTTCGGATTTTCCTGATAATTTTCTAGCGATTTATTCAAATGGAAAACTGGGTCAATTTAATATATTAAACGAAATTGGACAAAATCGACTGAATGAAGTTTATGTTGTAGGTCAATTGTATGTTGATGAATTTGAGGAAACTAATTTACCTGACATGGCATTAAGCAACAGGCAAGGGTATAAAACTGATGATATCAGATTTCAAATTTTCCTTGCAGAGGCTAAAAAGCTCCTTACCCAAGTTTTACAATTGAAAGAAAAGGCAATTAAAGCTAAAAATAAAAATTCTGAAAAAAGTAAAAAGGAGAAAAAAATAAAAGAAGAGGAACTGTTATCTAAAAAGGTAGAGACGTCAATTGAGTATATGGAAAAGGTTATCCAAACTCAGAGTTTTAACAAAAGAGATGCAGAAAAGATTTTTACAGATTTGGGAATTAAAAAAATCGCGACAGATCAAGATAGTAGAAAAATTTTAATTAGTCATACTAGAAGTGATCAGCTATTAAACAATATTTTATATGGCTTATTATTGTTGAATGGATTCTCTTCAGATGAAATTATTTATACAAGTGATCCTAGTTACAATTCAGTTGTGCCATATGGACTAGATGTTTTCGAATATCTTAGAGAATTTTTTATTAAGAGTTATTCAAAGAAAGAAATTTATGTGCTATATGTATACTCTGACAGTTCTTCTAAAAGACCTGGGGTTTTACAGGAGATAGGAGCCGGTTGGGTTGTTAAGACTAAGCATGGAATTATTAAAGCTGGAAAAACCAATCCTGAACCGCCTTTGAATATCTCCAGCACGTATCCTAGTATTTATTTAGATAAAGAAGACAACAGAGCGTTTACAACAGAAAATCACTTTAGAGTTTTGTATGCGTTGGTAGATTCTATTTGCTCAATGTTTAATAAAGAGATTAGGTCTTTTGAAGAAAATAGGAATTATTTTGAAAATAATAATGGAGTTATTATTGATGAAAGTTCATTTGATTGCAAAATAAATAATAGGGAGATAATACTATGA
- a CDS encoding valine--tRNA ligase has product MSKELSPKYNPAEVEAGRYQKWLDADVFKPSGDQKAKPYSIVIPPPNVTGKLHLGHAWDTTLQDIIIRQKRMQGFDTLWLPGMDHAGIATQAKVEERLRGEGITRYDLGREKFLDKVWEWKDEYATTIKEQWGKMGLSVDYSRERFTLDEGLSKAVRKVFVDLYKKGWIYRGEFIINWDPAARTALSDIEVIHKDVEGAFYHMNYMLEDGSRALEVATTRPETMFGDVAVAVNPEDPRYKDLIGKNVILPIANKLIPIVADEHADPEFGTGVVKITPAHDPNDFLVGQRHNLPQVNVMNDDGTMNDLAFEFAGMDRFEARKAVVAKLEEIGALVKIEKRVHSVGHSERTGVVVEPRLSTQWFVKMDQLAKNAIANQDTEDKVEFYPPRFNDTFLQWMENVHDWVISRQLWWGHQIPAWYNAEGEMYVGEEAPEGDGWTQDEDVLDTWFSSALWPFSTMGWPDVDSEDFKRYFPTSTLVTGYDIIFFWVSRMIFQSLEFTGRQPFQNVLIHGLIRDEQGRKMSKSLGNGIDPMDVIEKYGADALRWFLSNGSAPGQDVRFSYEKMDASWNFINKIWNISRYILMNNEGLTLEQATANVEKVANKEAGNVTDRWILHNLNETIGKVTENFDKFEFGVAGHILYNFIWDEFADWYVELTKEVLYSDNEGEKVITRSVLLYTLDKILRLLHPIMPFVTEEIFGQISEGSIVTAEYPTVNPAFEDLVAHTGVESLKDLIRAVRNARAEVNVAPSKPITILVKTSDSDLEAFFNSNVNYIKRFTNPEHLEIASTIPAPELAMSSVITGAEIYLPLADLLNVEEELARLDKERAKWQKELDMVGKKLSNERFVANAKPEVVQKERDKQADYQAKYDATVARIDEMKKLVK; this is encoded by the coding sequence ATGTCTAAAGAACTTTCACCTAAATACAATCCAGCCGAGGTTGAGGCTGGTCGTTACCAAAAATGGCTTGATGCGGATGTTTTCAAGCCTTCAGGCGATCAAAAGGCTAAGCCTTATTCAATCGTGATTCCACCACCAAATGTAACTGGTAAGCTTCACCTTGGTCACGCTTGGGATACGACTTTGCAGGATATTATCATCCGTCAAAAACGCATGCAAGGTTTTGATACGCTTTGGCTTCCGGGTATGGACCACGCTGGTATTGCCACTCAAGCTAAGGTTGAGGAGCGCTTACGTGGTGAGGGTATTACGCGTTATGACCTAGGTCGTGAAAAATTCCTCGACAAGGTCTGGGAATGGAAAGACGAGTATGCCACTACTATCAAGGAACAATGGGGCAAGATGGGGCTCTCTGTAGACTACTCTCGTGAGCGTTTCACGCTTGATGAAGGTTTGTCAAAAGCGGTTCGTAAGGTCTTTGTGGACCTTTACAAGAAAGGTTGGATCTACCGTGGTGAATTCATCATCAACTGGGACCCAGCAGCTCGCACAGCCCTTTCTGATATCGAGGTGATTCATAAGGACGTGGAAGGTGCCTTCTACCACATGAACTACATGCTAGAAGACGGCTCACGCGCCCTTGAAGTTGCGACAACTCGTCCTGAGACCATGTTTGGGGACGTTGCCGTTGCGGTCAATCCAGAAGATCCACGCTACAAGGACTTGATTGGAAAAAACGTCATCCTTCCAATCGCTAATAAACTAATCCCAATCGTTGCAGACGAACATGCCGATCCCGAGTTTGGTACTGGTGTTGTTAAAATCACGCCTGCCCATGATCCAAACGACTTCTTGGTTGGTCAACGTCACAACTTGCCACAAGTCAATGTTATGAACGACGACGGTACTATGAATGACTTAGCATTCGAATTTGCAGGTATGGACCGTTTTGAAGCTCGTAAGGCAGTCGTTGCCAAGTTGGAAGAAATCGGTGCCCTCGTCAAAATCGAAAAACGTGTCCACAGTGTTGGCCACTCAGAGCGTACAGGTGTTGTGGTTGAGCCACGCTTGTCTACGCAATGGTTCGTCAAGATGGACCAATTGGCTAAGAACGCTATTGCCAACCAAGACACAGAAGACAAAGTTGAATTCTACCCACCTCGTTTCAACGATACCTTCCTTCAATGGATGGAAAATGTTCACGACTGGGTAATCTCTCGTCAGCTCTGGTGGGGTCACCAAATCCCTGCTTGGTACAATGCTGAGGGTGAAATGTATGTCGGTGAAGAAGCACCAGAAGGTGACGGATGGACTCAGGACGAAGATGTCTTGGATACGTGGTTCAGTTCTGCCCTTTGGCCATTCTCAACTATGGGCTGGCCTGATGTCGACTCAGAAGACTTCAAACGTTACTTCCCAACTTCAACCTTGGTAACAGGTTACGATATCATCTTCTTCTGGGTGTCTCGTATGATCTTCCAATCCTTAGAATTCACTGGTCGTCAGCCGTTCCAAAACGTCCTTATCCACGGTCTTATCCGTGACGAGCAAGGACGCAAGATGTCTAAATCTCTTGGTAACGGGATTGACCCGATGGATGTTATCGAGAAATACGGTGCCGATGCCCTTCGTTGGTTCCTTTCAAACGGTTCAGCACCAGGGCAAGACGTGCGCTTCTCTTACGAGAAAATGGATGCTTCATGGAACTTCATTAACAAGATTTGGAACATCTCTCGCTACATTCTCATGAACAATGAAGGCTTGACTCTTGAGCAAGCAACGGCTAATGTGGAAAAAGTTGCTAACAAGGAAGCTGGAAACGTTACTGACCGCTGGATCCTCCACAATCTCAACGAAACGATAGGCAAAGTTACTGAAAACTTTGACAAGTTTGAGTTTGGTGTGGCTGGCCACATCCTCTATAACTTTATCTGGGATGAGTTTGCGGACTGGTACGTTGAGTTGACCAAGGAAGTCCTTTATAGCGATAACGAAGGAGAGAAAGTCATCACACGTTCTGTTCTCCTATACACTTTGGACAAGATCCTTCGTCTCCTTCACCCAATCATGCCATTTGTGACAGAGGAAATCTTTGGACAAATCTCAGAAGGCTCTATCGTTACAGCAGAATACCCAACTGTCAACCCAGCCTTTGAAGACCTTGTTGCCCACACTGGTGTGGAAAGTCTCAAAGACTTGATTCGTGCTGTTCGTAATGCGCGTGCGGAAGTAAATGTAGCTCCAAGCAAGCCTATCACAATCCTTGTTAAGACCAGTGATAGCGACTTGGAAGCCTTCTTTAACAGCAATGTCAACTACATCAAACGTTTCACAAATCCAGAACACTTGGAAATCGCATCAACCATCCCTGCACCTGAACTCGCTATGTCAAGCGTCATCACAGGAGCAGAAATCTACTTGCCACTGGCAGACCTCCTCAATGTAGAAGAAGAACTGGCTCGTCTCGACAAGGAACGGGCTAAATGGCAAAAAGAACTGGATATGGTCGGTAAGAAACTCTCTAACGAACGCTTCGTAGCCAATGCCAAACCAGAAGTCGTCCAAAAAGAACGCGACAAACAAGCTGACTATCAAGCTAAATACGACGCGACTGTAGCACGTATTGATGAGATGAAGAAACTCGTTAAATAA
- the rpoE gene encoding DNA-directed RNA polymerase subunit delta: MELEVFAGQEKSELSMIEVARAILELRGRDHEMHFSDLVNEIQNYLGTSNSDIREALPLFYTELNFDGSFISLGDNKWGLRSWYGVDEIDEEIIALEENDDDEVAPKAKKKRVNAFMDGDSDAIDYNADDPEDEDAYEADPALSYDDENPDDEKNEVEAYDAEINEIAPDDLGEDVDLNEEDDEFSDDDSENIEE; encoded by the coding sequence TTGGAATTAGAAGTATTTGCTGGGCAAGAAAAAAGTGAACTATCTATGATTGAGGTAGCGCGTGCTATCTTGGAACTTCGTGGTCGCGATCATGAGATGCATTTTAGCGATCTTGTAAACGAAATTCAAAACTACCTTGGAACATCAAACAGCGATATCCGCGAAGCTTTGCCTTTGTTCTACACAGAGTTGAACTTTGACGGTAGCTTCATCTCACTTGGAGACAACAAATGGGGTCTTCGTTCATGGTATGGTGTGGACGAAATCGACGAAGAAATCATCGCTCTTGAGGAAAATGACGACGATGAAGTAGCACCAAAAGCTAAGAAAAAACGTGTCAATGCCTTCATGGATGGCGATTCAGATGCTATTGACTACAATGCGGATGATCCAGAAGACGAAGATGCATACGAAGCCGATCCAGCTCTTTCATACGATGATGAAAATCCAGATGATGAGAAAAATGAAGTGGAAGCTTACGATGCAGAAATCAACGAAATTGCCCCAGATGACTTGGGTGAAGACGTAGATCTTAACGAAGAAGACGACGAGTTTTCAGACGATGATTCTGAAAACATCGAGGAATAA
- a CDS encoding GNAT family N-acetyltransferase: protein MARAELPERLETERLVLRVRTVADAEDIFDYASRSEVSYPAGFPPVKTLEDEIYYLENILPERNQKENLPAGYGIVVKGTDKVIGSVDFNHRHEDDVLELGYTLHPDYWGRGYVPEAARALIDLGFQELGIHKIELTCFGYNVQSQRVAEKLGFTLEARIRDRKDVQGNRCDSLIYGLLRSEWEVI from the coding sequence ATGGCAAGAGCTGAATTACCAGAACGATTAGAAACAGAACGTCTCGTTTTACGAGTCCGTACTGTGGCGGATGCTGAGGATATCTTTGACTATGCTAGTCGTTCGGAAGTCTCTTACCCAGCAGGCTTTCCACCCGTCAAGACCTTGGAAGATGAGATTTACTATCTAGAGAATATCCTTCCTGAGCGCAATCAAAAGGAAAATCTCCCAGCTGGTTATGGAATTGTTGTCAAGGGAACTGATAAAGTCATTGGTTCTGTTGACTTCAATCACCGTCACGAAGATGATGTTCTTGAGCTCGGCTATACCTTACACCCAGACTATTGGGGCAGAGGCTATGTACCAGAAGCAGCACGTGCCTTGATTGACCTAGGCTTTCAAGAATTGGGTATTCACAAGATTGAACTGACTTGTTTTGGTTATAATGTCCAAAGTCAACGAGTCGCAGAAAAGCTTGGATTTACCCTCGAAGCTCGTATCCGAGACCGTAAAGATGTTCAAGGGAACCGCTGTGACAGTCTGATATATGGTTTGCTGAGAAGTGAGTGGGAGGTGATTTGA
- the rbfA gene encoding 30S ribosome-binding factor RbfA: MANHFRTDRVGMEIKREVNEILQKKVRDPRVQGVTITDVQMLGDLSVAKVYYTILSNLASDNQKAQIGLEKATGTIKRELGRNLKLYKIPDLTFVKDESIEYGNKIDEMLRNLDKY; encoded by the coding sequence ATGGCAAATCATTTCCGTACAGATCGTGTGGGCATGGAAATCAAGCGTGAAGTCAATGAGATTTTGCAAAAGAAAGTCCGTGATCCGCGTGTCCAAGGCGTGACCATCACAGATGTTCAGATGCTGGGGGACTTGTCTGTTGCCAAGGTTTACTACACCATTTTGAGTAACCTTGCTTCAGATAATCAAAAAGCCCAAATCGGGCTTGAAAAAGCAACTGGTACCATCAAACGTGAACTTGGTCGTAATTTGAAATTGTACAAAATCCCAGATTTGACCTTCGTCAAAGACGAATCCATCGAATATGGAAACAAGATTGACGAAATGCTACGCAATCTGGATAAGTACTAA
- a CDS encoding helicase, with product MSKKLNRKKQLRNSLRRAGAFSSTVTKVVEETKKVVKRAEKSASQAGKAVSKKVEQAVEATKEQAQKVANSVEDFAANLGGLPLDRAKTFYDEGIKSASDFKNWTEKELLALKGIGPATIKKLKENGIKFK from the coding sequence ATGTCAAAGAAACTCAATCGTAAAAAACAATTACGAAATAGCCTCCGTCGTGCAGGTGCTTTTTCAAGTACTGTGACTAAGGTTGTAGAAGAGACAAAAAAAGTCGTAAAACGTGCTGAGAAGTCAGCAAGCCAAGCTGGTAAGGCTGTTTCTAAAAAAGTTGAACAAGCAGTCGAAGCTACCAAAGAGCAAGCTCAAAAAGTAGCCAATTCTGTAGAAGATTTTGCAGCAAACTTGGGTGGACTCCCACTTGACCGTGCTAAGACCTTCTATGATGAAGGAATCAAGTCTGCTTCAGATTTCAAAAACTGGACTGAAAAAGAACTCCTTGCCTTGAAAGGAATCGGTCCAGCTACCATCAAGAAATTGAAAGAAAATGGCATCAAGTTCAAGTAA
- a CDS encoding DUF438 domain-containing protein, with protein MADERIHILRDILLELHNGASPESVQERFDATFTGVSAIEISLMEHELMNSDSGVTFEDVMELCDVHANLFKNAVKGVEVADTEHPGHPVRVFKEENLALRAALIRIRRLLDTYEYMEDEEMLVEMRKGLVRQMGLVGQFDIHYQRKEELFFPIMERYGHDSPPKVMWGVDDQIRELFQTALMTAKSLPEVLISSVKEAFEAFATEFESMIFKEESILLMILLESFTQDDWLQIAEESDAYGYAIIRPSEKWVPERQSFVEEKSAEESVQLDTAEGQVQQVIDTPEGQFTITFTPKEKETVLDRHSQQAFGNGYLSVEQANLILNHLPMEITFVNKDDIFQYYNDNAPADEMIFKRTPSQVGRNVELCHPPKYLDKVKTIMKGLREGSKDKYEMWFKSESRGKFVHITYAAVHDEEGEFQGVLEYVQDIQPYREIDTDYFRVLE; from the coding sequence ATGGCAGATGAACGGATTCATATCCTACGGGATATTTTGTTAGAATTGCACAATGGCGCCTCTCCTGAGTCGGTTCAGGAGCGCTTTGATGCGACCTTTACAGGTGTTTCGGCCATCGAGATTTCCCTTATGGAGCACGAGCTGATGAACTCAGACTCAGGTGTCACCTTTGAAGATGTTATGGAACTCTGCGATGTCCATGCCAATCTTTTTAAAAATGCTGTTAAGGGTGTCGAAGTTGCAGATACCGAGCATCCTGGTCACCCAGTTCGCGTCTTCAAAGAAGAAAATCTGGCCCTCCGTGCGGCCTTGATTCGCATTCGTAGATTGTTAGATACCTATGAGTATATGGAAGATGAGGAAATGCTGGTGGAGATGCGCAAGGGTTTGGTCCGTCAGATGGGACTTGTGGGGCAATTTGACATCCACTACCAGCGTAAGGAAGAGCTCTTTTTTCCCATCATGGAGCGCTATGGTCACGATTCGCCCCCAAAAGTTATGTGGGGAGTGGATGATCAGATCAGGGAACTCTTTCAAACAGCTCTAATGACAGCCAAGTCACTACCAGAAGTGTTAATTAGCAGCGTAAAAGAAGCTTTTGAAGCCTTTGCGACAGAGTTTGAAAGTATGATTTTCAAGGAAGAGTCCATCCTTCTCATGATTCTCCTTGAGTCCTTTACTCAGGATGACTGGCTTCAGATTGCGGAGGAGAGCGATGCCTATGGCTATGCTATCATCCGTCCGTCAGAAAAATGGGTGCCAGAACGTCAAAGTTTTGTTGAGGAAAAGAGTGCAGAGGAGTCTGTACAGCTAGATACGGCAGAAGGACAAGTTCAGCAAGTTATCGATACGCCAGAAGGACAGTTCACCATTACCTTTACCCCTAAGGAAAAGGAAACAGTGCTGGACCGTCATAGTCAGCAGGCTTTTGGCAATGGCTATCTTTCAGTCGAGCAGGCCAATCTCATCCTCAATCACCTCCCCATGGAGATTACCTTTGTCAATAAAGACGATATTTTCCAGTATTACAATGACAATGCGCCAGCTGATGAGATGATTTTCAAACGGACACCGTCCCAAGTCGGGCGTAATGTCGAACTCTGCCATCCACCTAAGTACTTGGACAAGGTCAAGACCATCATGAAGGGGCTTCGTGAAGGAAGCAAAGATAAGTATGAAATGTGGTTCAAGTCTGAGTCGCGAGGTAAGTTTGTCCACATCACCTACGCTGCAGTGCACGATGAAGAGGGAGAATTCCAAGGTGTGTTGGAATACGTTCAGGATATTCAACCCTACCGTGAGATTGATACGGACTATTTCCGTGTATTAGAATAA
- a CDS encoding DUF1912 family protein translates to MSYEQEFMKEFEAWVNTQIMINDMAHKESQKVYEEDQDERAKDAMIRYESRLDAYQFLLGKFENFKAGKGFHDLPDGLFGERNY, encoded by the coding sequence ATGAGTTACGAACAAGAATTTATGAAGGAATTTGAAGCCTGGGTCAATACCCAAATCATGATCAACGACATGGCGCACAAGGAAAGCCAAAAAGTCTACGAAGAAGACCAGGACGAGCGTGCCAAAGATGCCATGATTCGCTACGAAAGCCGCTTGGATGCTTATCAGTTCTTGCTTGGTAAGTTTGAAAACTTCAAAGCAGGCAAGGGATTCCATGATTTGCCAGATGGCTTATTCGGTGAGCGAAATTATTAA
- a CDS encoding flavin reductase family protein produces MKQSFKTSKLYYGFPIFILGYQDQNFEQNITTCSSSYSLGDWLVIGIGAEENAAEQIKHYQKFTVNIPDENLMLEMEQAGFISHREKLKHLGLDYEISEQTQSPILEACPVVLDCQVDRIIEEDGICHIFAKIIERLADSELLDEKGHFKNDLFSPTYFMGDGHQRVYRYLDDRVNPMGSFIKEARKKDGKS; encoded by the coding sequence ATGAAGCAATCTTTTAAAACAAGTAAACTCTACTATGGTTTTCCTATTTTCATTTTGGGGTATCAGGACCAGAACTTTGAGCAGAATATCACGACCTGCAGTTCCTCTTATAGCTTGGGAGATTGGCTAGTCATCGGTATCGGAGCTGAGGAAAATGCGGCTGAGCAAATCAAGCATTACCAGAAGTTTACTGTGAATATTCCTGATGAAAATCTCATGCTCGAGATGGAGCAGGCTGGTTTTATCAGTCATCGAGAGAAATTGAAACACCTAGGGCTAGACTACGAGATTTCTGAACAGACTCAGTCTCCGATTTTAGAGGCTTGTCCAGTCGTATTGGACTGTCAGGTAGATCGGATTATCGAGGAAGATGGAATCTGTCATATCTTTGCCAAGATTATCGAGCGACTTGCTGATTCTGAACTCTTGGATGAGAAAGGGCATTTTAAAAATGACCTTTTTTCACCGACTTACTTTATGGGGGATGGTCACCAGCGCGTTTATCGTTATCTAGATGACCGAGTCAATCCCATGGGAAGCTTTATCAAGGAAGCGAGGAAAAAGGATGGCAAGAGCTGA